The following are encoded in a window of Fusarium oxysporum f. sp. lycopersici 4287 chromosome 5, whole genome shotgun sequence genomic DNA:
- a CDS encoding IKS protein kinase has protein sequence MSLIPYQPHEGREIVLRHHNAIVVRDSQSHRLEIRGISTCPTCHQPLTRSENTSDRSYDSFGARQETYVDPDYFRMLRAANANNDNSADHPPSPVRRLFGPVFGGSSPATNQTSPSPGPDEAEFVSSTPGVAQAEGSRIRRDAFSPNYFNTFFVEERVLGKGGKGVVLLVRHEIDGCALGQFACKRVPVGDDHAWLEKVLIEVELLAKLSHPNLVSYRHVWLEDVRLTRFGPSVACAFILQQYCNGGDLQQYIIGGAPREATKEELKAQMRRRSKGQLDTPVDLLNGNRKLPFDEIYTLFKDITSGVAYLHAANYIHRDLKPSNCLLHREGSRTTCLISDFGEVQPENVVRKSSGTTGTISYCAPEVLKMDVSSGRYANFTTKSDVFSLGMILYFMCFGRLPYQSANALQEELEDVDELRAEITHWQGFQDERRERPDLPSKLYQLLKRLLALNPGERPSANEVLKAMRGESMTFENGASQEPAPNLGIGTRIQNLDSPAPPSTPVPGPRHRHQTSKSDKFEELGALARTTSRDLSPTKSAQSSRLDPHRQSLSRHRGSQSMVMSHSQEAHPGSFVTPAVSVSDASEHSEMHERRNSQSPPLLMPPPTTTADALRRRATVFLIRSMHLAGDNSPLLSYTLRLGLFGIKMTTLTRPCWPLMVQPNVGIPLVCVAALDLGLPQVTSYSPTLRQGYGDYFTSGPRAWGLGMSLLLLFLHFTVLWVASGWATLCATNEHDVWADGPW, from the exons ATGTCGCTAATTCCCTACCAGCCCCATGAGGGCAGAGAGATTGTTCT CCGTCACCACAACGCTATCGTTGTTCGCGATTCTCAATCACATCGACTCGAGATCAGAGGCATCTCGACTTGTCCTACATGCCATCAGCCGCTTACTCGTTCCGAAAATACTTCCGACCGAAGCTATGATTCCTTTGGTGCTCGGCAAGAGACCTATGTCGATCCCGATTACTTTCGTATGCTCCGCGCTGCCAATGCGAATAACGATAATTCTGCCGATCATCCACCGAGTCCAGTGAGAAGACTTTTTGGTCCTGTCTTTGGCGGTAGTAGCCCGGCAACAAATCAGACATCGCCATCTCCAGGCCCAGATGAGGCCGAGTTTGTGTCAAGTACACCCGGTGTCGCGCAAGCGGAAGGCAGCAGAATACGGCGAGATGCATTCAGTCCCAACTACTTCAACACATTTTTCGTCGAAGAAAGAGTCTTAGGGAAGGGAGGCAAAGGCGTCGTGCTGCTTGTACGACACGAAATTGACGGATGCGCCCTTGGTCAATTCGCTTGCAAACGAGTCCCGGTCGGAGATGATCACGCCTGGTTAGAGAAGGTTCTCATCGAagtcgagcttcttgccaaGCTTTCCCATCCAAACCTCGTATCGTATCGGCATGTCTGGCTTGAGGATGTTAGACTCACCCGATTTGGCCCCAGTGTTGCTTGCGCATTCATCCTCCAGCAATACTGTAATGGTGGTGACCTCCAACAGTACATCATCGGCGGAGCACCACGTGAGGCGACCAAAGAGGAACTCAAGGCTCAGATGCGTCGACGATCAAAGGGTCAACTCGATACTCCTGTCGATTTATTAAACGGCAACCGCAAGCTCCCTTTCGATGAAATTTACACACTGTTCAAGGATATTACATCCGGAGTGGCATATCTCCACGCGGCCAACTACATTCATCGCGATCTGAAACCAAGTAATTGCTTGCTCCATCGCGAGGGTAGCAGAACGACATGCCTCATCAGCGATTTCGGTGAGGTCCAGCCCGAAAATGTCGTCCGTAAGTCTTCAGGCACTACCGGAACCATCTCATACTGCGCTCCCGAGGTCCTCAAAATGGATGTCTCCTCAGGTCGATATGCAAACTTCACCACAAAGTCGGATGTCTTCTCGCTTGGTATGATTCTCTACTTTATGTGCTTCGGGCGACTTCCTTACCAGAGCGCGAATGCTCTAcaagaagaacttgaagatGTGGATGAACTTCGAGCGGAGATCACCCACTGGCAAGGGTTCCAGGATGAGCGACGTGAGCGCCCAGATCTTCCCTCGAAGCTATACCAACTCTTGAAGAGACTGTTGGCTCTCAACCCTGGTGAAAGACCTAGTGCCAATGAGGTTCTCAAGGCCATGAGAGGCGAGTCAATGACGTTCGAGAATGGTGCAAGTCAGGAGCCTGCACCAAATCTCGGGATCGGAACTCGCATACAGAATCTGGACTCGCCCGCTCCCCCAAGTACCCCAGTTCCAG GCCCTCGACATCGTCATCAAACGTCAAAATCGGACAAGTTTGAAGAGCTTGGTGCCCTGGCTAGGACTACTTCGAGAGATCTGTCGCCTACCAAGAGTGCACAAAGTTCTCGGCTGGATCCGCACCGCCAGTCTCTATCGAGACATCGTGGCTCGCAGTCCATGGTTATGTCCCATAGCCAGGAAGCTCATCCTGGATCTTTTGTGACACCCGCCGTGAGCGTCAGCGACGCATCTGAGCACTCAGAGATGCACGAGAGGCGGAACTCTCAAAGCCCTCCACTTTTGATGCCGCCACCTACGACCACAGCTGACGCTCTTAGACGGAGAGCAACTGTGTTTCTCATCCGATCTATGCATCTGGCAGGCGATAACTCTCCGCTACTAAGCTATACCCTTCGCCTCGGCTTGTTTGGCATCAAAATGACCACTCTCACACGTCCCTGCTGGCCACTCATGGTCCAACCCAACGTAGGCATTCCGCTCGTCTGCGTTGCAGCACTGGATCTTGGCCTACCGCAAGTGACGAGCTATTCCCCAACTCTTAGGCAAGGCTACGGAGACTACTTTACAAGCGGTCCACGAGCGTGGGGCTTAGGCATGAGTCTTCTCCTTTTGTTCCTTCATTTTACAGTGCTGTGGGTTGCGTCAGGCTGGGCGACGCTGTGTGCCACGAATGAGCATGACGTTTGGGCCGATGGGCCTTGGTGA